TATCTCAAGATTAGTACATTGAAAAAGTGCCAGAGAGATTCAACATGAATAAATGCAAACTAGTTGAACTTCACTTGCTGGCCACTTCAAGTTGAGTAGTAAAGAATTTCCTTCAAGTGAGGAGATTgaagagatgatgaaaattcatTCTACATCAGTTTGGGTAGTTTGATGTATGACACGATGGATACAAGATTAGATATTGCACATGCATTTGGTGTTGTGAGCAGATTTCTTTCAAATCCAAGTACAAAGTATTAGGCTGCTGCAATGGATTTTAAGGTATTTTAGAGCCACTTTTAGGTTATACTTGTGTTATCAAAATAGATAGCCTTAGTTGAGGGGTTGCCCAGATgcaaattatgctgatgacaattaggggtgatcgggtccagggtgggtagggtatAGACCTGGACTCTGTTCCCAACCCTGTTATAAtcggttctctttttttggaccaTGTTCCCTAccctgtttgcattggaccctgTTCTCGACCCACCCTATTTTTCCGATCCAGGAACAGGGTTAACcatgtttatattggaacctgttttgcaaaatttttctaAACGTGCACATTTCACATCTTGCTAGTAAACTGCAGTAAACAAACTTCACCAATTGTATCGAGTTTAACAGATGGCTCAAGAAAGGATTTTAGTTCGCTCATAACTAGTAAAGATCGAGAAAGACTTCAAAGACCTACGATTTGATTTTCCCTTTCCGTTTTTCTCTGCATACAATCTAACTTTTCTTGAAGAAGTAAAGGACGAAATACACAAAGGAAAACTCCAAAATTTTACTCAACCTAATGCTATACAAGGAACTTTGTTCTTCACTTCTCGGTCATCTAAACTGATCCCATCTTCAATCTCAGTGCTCAGCATCATCACTTCATGAGCTTGGAGTCTATGCTGAAGCCATTTACACGCAGGCATGTACTCAGTAGCTATTACTGATGTATCAATTGAACTAACTCCATTATAAACCATTAATCTCTATCTTAACATCTCATCCTGCAGCCAAACCGTGACAAGATTTCAAAGGTATAAATTTTGCATGGCTAGAAAAATAATTGTCAAAAATTCATCCAACATACTTTCTATGCCAACCACAGAGAACTTTGAATTAAGAATGCTAAAGAACTAGATTTCTCATAAATACACCATTTCAAATcctaccaaaagaagaaaccacGATGTTAAAAAAAGCAAGATCAAGACATGGCTAAACGGAAACAAGATCCCGACATATTGTGCGAGTTCGACTCCCTAAAAGTTCATCTTCCACGTGGAAACTATAAAATAAAACACACATCCCTTATTCGCCAATCAGTGATTCGTCCCACcgagaaaaaaaacaaccacCTATAAACTAAGGAAAGCAAGAAGTGACCTAGCCAGCCCACAAAAAGAGCAACCCTGCATTTTGTCTGATGCTCAAATCCAAGGCACTCGTGCCAATTGAAAGCATGCGAGATAGTCAAAGACAAGAATTGACGAAATCTGAGTCTTTAGTAGTATGTCCAAACATGTGTAAATTCTGATAAACTCAGtttaaaaagaattaatcaGCCGAAAACATTGGTAATCTGGCATAAAAAATAGCTCCGTCCATTTTCTATTTGTCATCTCTTTCTCCTATCAAATCAACCAACTTTTCAGTTACAACAGAATTGGTTACATCTCTTAAAAGAGAATCCTGCTAACCAAACAAACTTTACAGCATTCACTTTCACATGCTTTGCTCTTTGCTTGGAACTACAATTCTCAGAATTTCCTCAAAATAGAATACCGGCAAAGACGGCCCCGTTCAAACTCATCGTATTCATCAGTGACCACTCGACCATCCATCGCGAACGCGCATCATCACAAATTGTGATAATCATTAGATAATCACCCAATAGCTTAGAGCGAGAAacatgagagagaggagagagaggccGCGACATTTCCTCAAAAATTTCGTGTTCTTCTTCACTCAACTCACATGAACTTTTTGATGGGGGAACTAGAAGATTAATGGCAAGAATTACACTGCAGAAATTCATGAATGACAGAAAATCTGCGGAATTAACACGTCTCTCACAAAGCTAAAACAATAATCTTGTCTGGAGGATAGGAAGACAGGCTCCAATGAACTAAAACTATCCTATTTCACTGAAACAACATGGATTCTCAAGCAGATATTCTGATCTGTCAAAGTTTGTGCTAGCTTCTTCCCGCTCCTCCTAGGTAATcactcttatattttttttataactaggATTGAGGCACCCACCTTAGGACCTTAGGTAGGCAAACCCCTGAAAATGTTTGTACTCAGTGGTGTGGGAATCAAACTTGTACGGCTAATATTATCAAATCTATTGATGAGAAGTGAGAGCTCCAAGCCTTTTCCCCTTCTCTAACAAGCTTTAGCCTATGATTTCtaactttccttttcttataattacataaatttactttttatgTAAAATGTTTTGTATCTTCATGTTTTCCAAAGTCTATTATTAGCTTTCGATCTGTACATCAAGTTCCAATTAGGCTCCATTGTTTCgtgaaaattgaataatttagaaaatatttttcaaaaaaatgcgatgcaagtaatcatttttagaaaaagtattttcaaaatcattcatttttttttatgaaataaacaaaacctTAAGcatgtgaaaaaaatttctatcttGATTCGATTGTTGCCTTAGACTCTTATTGTTGTTTGAATGTAAAATTAGACCTTTCGAGTTAGGCTGGGAGGCAAACAAAATCTGGTAAAATTTGAACTCATGACATCTCGCTCAGACACCATATAAGATTTTCTGGGATCACggttaattatttcaataaaaatttaagttgttagatgaaaGCATGGTATATTAGTTTTCTCGCTCGTTAGAAATGCCGCATTTTTCCCAATGTATCCAAAATCATATTGGGTAAGAAACGGaaccacaaaaggaaaaaaaaaaaaaagaacaaaaaggaaagagaatgaaaGTTGAGTGTCCGCCCACGGGccagaaaagaggaagaaaaagccCAGCGTCGAGCGCTTCCGACCATGGCCCGTGGACTTCTCAAGGACCAGAGGAGCTTCCGATCGAACCACGTGTTTGGCTCGCCCATCCAGGCCAGACCCTTTGCGGGAAAGAAGAGAAGACCACTCCGAATTCTCGGGGAAGAGAGAAGAGTCCTCTCGCCTGCGTTGTGGGGTGACTTGTCGACCGAGATCTGCCTTCCGGAAGATGAATCCGTCCCCTCGCGAGTGAAGAAACTCGCTAGAAATTCGTCGTCAGGTGCCGTAGTAgatctgtctctgtctctctcttgcATTCCTTGCTTCTTTCTGAATCTTGGATTCCATCCttggaggagagaaaaagaaaaagtttcgCTTCACGGCATCACTCCGAGTTGTGGGTTTTACATAGATTTCGGTCTCTTGTCCTTGACTTCATAAGTGTTGCTAAATCGCTCTTGAACTCTAGTGTTCTTTTGGCATGCTACTGTCCATTGTGGTCCTGTTGGTTGCTTCGTATTTATCTTGTTCTGCGATCAGCTCATCGTTATTTGATGGGGCGGTTGATGGGTCATTGGCGAATCTACCGTATTTAGCTGTATAGTGATCGGGAGAATGTTTCTGTGCAAAGTGACTGGTTGTTCTTGTGATGGGGCAGTTAATGGGTCATTGACAAACCTACCGTGCTTAGCTGTATAGAGATGAGGGGATGTTGCTGCGCAAAGTGACTGGTTGGTGTTAGGATCTGTAGGAAGCTTTTGATCGATTCGTACATTCAAAAGAGAAGAGTGGAGAGATCGAAGTATGTAATAGAGGAAAGTTCCACTAGTGTGAATACACATGTTGGTCTGTGCAAGCAATGGGCATTTGTTTAGAATAATGAAATTCAGCACGTCAATTGTCCAGGTTCTAATGGGCGAGACAGATAAAGATGCGGGAAGCACAGCTTCAAATGGCAGCAGAAGACATAGTGGGCTGAAGGTTCTTGATCCTGCTATCTCTAGATTCTTCGGGCAGCTTCCTCAGAAGCTCGGGAATGGCTTCAAGGTAGTTCACTTCATCTTGATGCGTCATGACACTGACAAAGTTATCGATCTCAAAGTAAAAATTCATTGACCTTTCTGTTTCTGTTTCTGTGATAGTTGCCACTTAAAATgattaaaagggaaaatgaaagggCAAACTCCGGAAGCTCTTCTTTGAGGAACTTGAGTAAAACCTTGACTGATTTTGAGGTCAATCTGGAGAAGCAAATGCAAGCATGGCATGAAAATCCAGTGTGGGTGGATCAAGCTCCAGAAGTAAAGGTGAGGGACTTGTTGAGAAATAAGATCGATGGACATGTTTAGTCACAAGCTAACATTTGGATTGTTTTAGCTCAAGCATGCCAAAGATCTTTACAATATAACAGAATGAACTGACCTAAATTAGGACTCTGATATGAGTTTTGGTTCTGTAAGTGATTTAGTcattaaaatttgagaagataAATAAGTTTGTTGCTGTTATCTTTTGACATATTTCAAGCTTTTTGTCATGTGTCTCTCTTACTTTGTGGGGCTACAATAGAACGATCCACTGTGTATGCCTCTTTCCTTGTTACTTGGAGCTCGCCTAACTGATGCTTGTTGACATCAGGGGAGTGTACATAAAGGTGAATACATGACATGTGAAATAATCTTAATTActtaaaataaagataaatccCAAGTATTTATGCTAGTCCTTATGAATTTCCATTTGGGGCTTGTAAAGTTAGAACAACGAAATGTAGCATGACATGCATAGATTGTAATTGGCATTCTCTGCTTGCTGTCCTGTTGCTCTAGTGCaaccaaaatcaagaaaagcagcAATCTGGTAACTTGGTTTTATTTCATGAAAGGAAGATGCTTTTGTTGGTGACTTGTTGCCTTTTAAATGCCTTGCTCATCATATAACTTGAACACTGCAAAAGGATTGGAGTCTAATGTTAGCCTTGGCAGGTGAGCGTGCCAAAAGGATCTCTTTGCAATCTCAATGTAAATGTCAATGTGGGGTTGCCTCCAGATGCTGTGTATAACATTGTTACTGATCCTGATAATAAAAGGGTTTTCAAGAATATTAAGGTATTATCCTTTTCCACCATTTCTTCTATATTTCAGCCAGTGACACATAAAGCATCAAAAAGTTATTTTCTGGTTAATCTCCTGCGATTTCGTTTTCCCCCCTCATAACttattcttgttcattttagcaATCTTGTATGTAAAGAGGAGAACTTGTTGggagatttttgaaatttaactTTTCTCTTAGGAAGTCATATCCAGAAGGGTTTTGGTTGATGAAGGTTTAAGACAAGTTGTTGAATTGGAGCAAGCGGCCTTGTGGAAATTCCTTTGGTGGTCAGGGACCATTTCAGTACATGTTTTGGTGGATCAAAATAGAGCAGATCACTCGGTAAGACGTTGCTCTTGTTGCAGATTAAACGTACTTGTTCTCTATCCTGGTTGCCATTAGTATAATTCCCGTGCCTTTCCATTCCCTCATACTAGGAGAAAGGTGGTCTTTTTGTTAATCCTGCAATAATCTCGGCTTAACTATGCAACTCTTCCTATTTATCTATTTTGTCAGATGAAGTTCAAGCAAGTGAAAACGGGGTTTATGAAAAGATTCGAAGGGTGCTGGAGAGTAGAACCTTGGTTTGTCGACGAGAAACTCTGCTACCCCCTTAAGCCCAAGACTTGGGAAGACTATAATTCATGTACTGGAGGAAAAGGAAGGATCGGATCAAAAGTGAGCTTGGACCAGCTGATCCAACCAGCTCTAGTCCCACCTCCGCCCATTTCTTGGTATTTAAGGGGAATCACTACCAGGACCACTGAGATGCTGATAACTGATTTGCTTGCTGAAACAGCAAGAGTCAGGGGTGGCCTTAATCCTGTGAAATCAGGTAATAATCATGAGCTGTCTGACAACACACTCGATAAGCAACTTGAGGAAACGGGTGACATTAAAGAGCGATGGGCCCTGCGGAGGAGGTTGATGAAGCAAAGAGATAGAAGGGTGCTATCTGGGCAATGATGCTCAGGTGATTAGTTTTGCATCTGTCGACAGGAATCTATTTTCTGTATTAAATGCCTTCTTTGCTCAGACTACACCATCCCTACTTAACCTTCTCGAATGCGTCACGGTTGCATAACTTTCCTTTCAAAGGCCGGTGCACTCACACACCTCCGGAAGTCTGGAATAGGTCACACTCTAATTCTCTGTTCTTATGGAACTCGCCGGATTGTGATGAAGTTTCCGGTAACGAAGTACCGTAGACACGATGACAGCTACTTATGAAGACACCTTCATGGTGAGTTGATGACGAGGTCTCAGGCATGTGAAGCTAGATGTACGTGAAACAAAGGATTCTTGAAGCCCATTGAGGTATTTTGTGCATATGTACTATTATTCTTACTTGTCCCATGATAGAGGTGTTActtagtgaagaagaaagttttATTTTCTCGGCGTTAGGTGCGATCGGCGGCGGCCATAGGCCCGTAACAACCGCCATCTTCTTTGCTATTCAGTGGCGACCCCTTCACTCTGCTTTTCCACCATGCTCTGGTCATTCACACCGTTGGAACTGTTTTAGTAGAATATCTCATGTACGCAGTTTAATATGGATCAGGTTGAGTAGACTACTTTGTCTGAAATTGCTTATATGGTTGAAAGGCACATTCGAAATACTCGTACTTTGGTCGGATTGCGGGAATGAAAAGGTCGGCACTCCGGTTCGATCGGGCTATGAAACCCGCAATTCCCACATTTGATGTCCTTGTTGCGCCATTGATGCATCTTCAATCGGGCCGAAATTCACCTAGATCAGGCCATATAAACCTGATTTATCATGGTCGTTGATCACATGGTTGTGCGAGGAGCTTGCTGGGCAATTCTTTGTCTCCTTCATtttgaacatattattttagtGAATCCAAAATAAATGAGAATGTATCGATCATCCACCTACGGCATccaaatgatgaaaagaaaTCTTACTTATGGTAACATTTGTCAAGCTCACCTAACCATAAGTAAGTCAATCTTTCTATAAATTAGGAAGCATACTActtcacaaaaatttctataaatTAGGAAGCATACTACCTCACAAAAATTTCATGAAGTTATTTCTGAAACCATGGTGAAGCGCATTTTCCAATCATACTCAACTGCACTTTCACCCGAGGGACCATACTGATTTTTAAATGAAAGGGGAGAAAAAGATTTCCTGGATCAAAATTTTTAGAGTCAACACCACGAAAACCCTAACTaatatacttataataaattgtacacttatgataaatttattttcatttatgttaaattttaccatcaaattgaTAAGTTAGATAATACGTGACAGTTAACGagtgtattaattttttttatggtattaatcaaatttgacAGAACATAagcaaatttgtcacaaatgtactagtttagagttttgTGGTAAATAAATTAACTTATGATAAATCTGTAATAAAtgtttgaatttaaaatttttcgtggtattaatccaaattTTAATGGTTCTTTGTGGGTTAAAATTGATCCAACGTGCAATCGCACTTTTGGCATGCTTTcgttttctatttcaaatcgaAAGATCTCATTGTTTTGTAGGGAGAGATATCAATTGCGAAGGTACCTTCTCAATTGTTACACCAACAAcaccaccaaaaagaaaatgatctttcaatttttatccTTTATAATTGATCTCCCCAATTTTGGAAttgtcctattttttttttttgtcctaatttgaatatatatatatatatataaccggCGTTAAATTTACTTTACaattgttacaaaaaaaaaaaatgagcgcTTGGACATCAATTCATTCATTCCGGCATATAGAAGATAAAcctaatatataattaaatattaaaataagagTTTGTTCGGTTAAGTTTACATaaagtttgttttgtttttcgaaggaaaaaaagttttttCCACATTAATATACGTTTAGATGTTTGAATATAACCAGTTATTCCAAGTATAAAAACCAACATATATAATCatcttgaagtttttttttttttccttatggaAGATGTGCCTATGCTTTCTCTACTTTTAGATTAATGGAGGACAAATTTTGGCGCAAAAAAAGACCATAAATCTCCTCTATTCAAGAACttgtgtttctttcttctcctttgcaCTTTGCAAcaaattaattgtgattttgtTGAAACTATCTTCAAGATTACTTAGAAGAAAAAcactctctttttaaaaaaaaaaaatttaattcaaagcTCGTTTTCTAAGTGATACATTTATGAAATTACCAAACTATATGAATCCATCTAGATTCTAATGTGTTGTGCTAAAATTCACAAGATTTTACTCTTATATTGTGAACTCATTACACTTTTCTATATTTATATAAACCGATGTTGCTGTTTGAGTGGTTAATGTTTTTTCTCCCAAAACTACAATTCATGTTGAAGACAGTAACTAATTTGAATTCAATATATTGAATTAACCTATTTGTTTTTGTCAAGAATTAAGTGAAGGCGACATACCAAGACTATCATAGTTTATAAGTGAAAAAGAATCGTGTTacaataaaataagataaaaagtaTAATTGTTCAactaaaataaagataaaaagtataattaataGTTAGACGTGACGAacattatttaatgaaaatggatGATTTATAAACATGTATTGATAAGCACAACTAAATACTGTTTTCTAGTAAGAAaatacttaaataaattaaaaacagaaaagtttCTAAAAgtgttatatttatgacaaatttatcatctattaattttgattatattttatcattaaattcataaattggaTAACACTTTGAATTTAatagatatatcaatttgaagtttctAGTATTTTATGATATTACTTTAATTTAACGGAAACAAACAGTGAATGGTAAAATTTGTTACCgatatatattaatttggaactgtttatggtaaaaaaattaatttagagtaaatttagtatggtcaaaaaattaatttgaaataaattaatgTGTAGTTTTTCGCGGTATTAgttataaattcaaaaaaagaattgaCGCTCTCGGgctcgtcttcttcttcatcttccctCCGCGCGAAGAGGAAGGACCGCCATCTCTCCGGCGCCGGCATGGACGCCGTCCGTACGATTCCCGACCTCTGCCGCCGCGTAAGTTCCCGCcgctcctctccctccctccctctccgcCTCCGTCTCTCCGGCGATCGCCGACGGAGGGCCTGGCGttcctctctcccctccgccCTCGCCTTTTTCGGTTTCTCCGCGTTCACGCTGCaatctcctcctcttccctccTCCGTCGCAGCTGATCTCGTTCGCTCTCCGGCGATGCCGCGCCTCCGACGACCTGTGCCGCGTCTCCGTCGCTCTCGCGGCCTCGCAGCTCGCCGGCTCTCCCGTCGTCCGGATCTCCAGTACGTCGCGGTCCCTCCTTTTTTGGTCCCGCGCTTCGTTGCGGTCTTCGTGTTGTTTTTTTGAGCCTGGATATAGCCGCGCAACGCGCGAAAATAGAAAACGTCGTTTTGATGGTTTCCGGTAGATAAACGGCTTGACGATTGGCCTTACCTTGGAATCAGTTTCGGACACCGGTGCCGCCTGTTGCTTGGAAGAGTTTCGGGACTTGAGAGTCGCGGACCCACGGATTTTCGCCGAAAAGTGGGGTAAGGAGTAGGCCGATGTTCCCGATTCATGCGGCCGATTGGGAGAAAGAAACATCTTCCGGCTGAAGATATGAGCATTGCCCCTGCTTTCTTCCTTAAATGAATGCTGTTTTGAATTCGAGGATTTTAACTGGGTGTGCAATGTTAGTCACAGTCGGTCTTTGGACAATGCAGATGGAACGCTTGCTGTGAGAACTACTGGTAATTTCCTGTCTCAGTTGAAGTACTGAAATTTGTCCTTACTGAAAATTGTCCTTTCCCCTGTATAAGAAGTGTGGATGATTCACAGAAGTTATGTACAcgcatgaaatttatttaaaaaaggaaaaaaggaccCAGATGTCATTTTGCGTATTGGTTTCggttcttttcattcttttacaATGGTTTGTGGTGGAGGATCCATTGCCTTGTCAACTTTTTGCATTTTGACAATTAAAATCCTTCTCCTTCAAAAAAAACGTGTGCCATTCTTCCATTGAAATGTCAATATTTCTATGTTATTTACTTAACCATTGCAAAAAGGCCATCACTGTGAAGTATCGGCGTTCTTACTTACAACTGAGGATGCTGCAGGTGCTTCTGATGAGGAGGTACATTACTATAACTTGAATCTAAAAGAAGGTGGCACGGATAATATGCTAACTAGGCTCCCTTCAATTGCTAAAAACGGCATGAGATTCAGGCATGCAATACTATACGCAATTGTAGTGTTATAGTGCATCTAGTGTTCTTGCCCATTAAAGTTGTAGTGCTAAGACtctttttggtatttctttCTCAGTGGGACTGAAGTGTGTCTATCTGTttctgagaaatttgaagttCTTCTGGGTGAGATCAAGCAATTCATTGAGAAGGTGTGTTGTGCTCCATAGAAGTTCTAGTTCTTTTACTAGTGGATCATGCAATTTGTCTATCCAAAAGTATTTTGTTTCTTGAAGGCGTAGGTGGATTCAGTCATCTTGTGCAATAAAGATTCGCATATTGTTCTGATTCTTTGAAACTTAAAAGGCTAAATAACTAGAGATGCTGTTATAGGAAAGCATCATATAATCACACATGCATGTATTAATAACATGAGAGGATCACAGTTCACCTTATCGGGTCTATATATCAAATAGGATCTTGATGATCCACTCGTGCTGATATGATGTCTGAACGACAAAGTTACTCACCAGCTTCTTGGCACTACTCTTGCCTAGTTTTTTTGTCATTATCAATCTTGTAATGAAAAGATATTACCAAGAGTATTTGTATCTTGTACAAGGTAAGCTTCTGTTACTTCACTCCTTCACATCCATTCCTTCTATGCCTCTTCCTTTTCAAAGCTGGTTATTTAAATATCCTCTTTCTGTCTAATCCTTTTTGTCTTGGTTTTTTGCAGGTGCTGATTTTGAACATCCCGGTTAGTCCAAATACTCTATTTCTTGAGTATCTAGTTCTTAAAGTCTTCCCTAAATAttgtttttgcttctctttttaagaaaaacGGATGAAAATAATTCTGATTGATTCTTCTTTAGTCATATTTGGGAATTTTAGGGTTTGAAAGCAGAGCAGCTTGCATCCCTTGACTGATGTTGGCAGTGACCACTCTAAAGAAACAATATGTCCTAGGAGAAGTATCGTCTTTTGTTTCTAATGATAATTTGTAAATTCTTCACCTTGTGATGGCATATCTATACTGGGTTTTTTCTACAATATTTAGCATTAGGTCTTACCATCCTGGTATCCTTATGCAGAATATTGCATTTGAACTGGTGGTCCAACATGAGAATGTTTATAAATCATGCTGTGGGGACACTTTCCTGCCAAGTGAAAGCATGCCTTCACCATTTTCAGCTTCAAATGTAGAACGTTTGAAGTATGGCTTT
The sequence above is drawn from the Eucalyptus grandis isolate ANBG69807.140 chromosome 11, ASM1654582v1, whole genome shotgun sequence genome and encodes:
- the LOC104414205 gene encoding uncharacterized protein LOC104414205 — protein: MGETDKDAGSTASNGSRRHSGLKVLDPAISRFFGQLPQKLGNGFKLPLKMIKRENERANSGSSSLRNLSKTLTDFEVNLEKQMQAWHENPVWVDQAPEVKVSVPKGSLCNLNVNVNVGLPPDAVYNIVTDPDNKRVFKNIKEVISRRVLVDEGLRQVVELEQAALWKFLWWSGTISVHVLVDQNRADHSMKFKQVKTGFMKRFEGCWRVEPWFVDEKLCYPLKPKTWEDYNSCTGGKGRIGSKVSLDQLIQPALVPPPPISWYLRGITTRTTEMLITDLLAETARVRGGLNPVKSGNNHELSDNTLDKQLEETGDIKERWALRRRLMKQRDRRVLSGQ